The genomic window CGTCGACGAGGCCGAGTACGTCGCCGCCGAGGTGCTCAAGATCATCCGCTCCCGTTCCTTGGCCGCCGCCCGCGCGCAGACCCAGGCCGTCTCCCAATCGGCTTTCGGACGGTTCCTGCCGGACTGGCAGCACGTCGCGCCCATCGGCTCCACCCCCGCACTCCGCGGCGCCGACGGGGTCTTCGCCGTGCTCGAACAACTCGCGGGCGTACGCCTGTCGGCGTCGGCGTGGGAGTCGATGGTGCTGCCCTCACGCGTCGGCGACTACAACCCCGTCCACCTGGATGAGCTGACCTCCTCCGGCGAGGTTCTCGTCGTCGGTTCGGGCAAAAACGTCATGCTGCTGCCCGCCGACTACGCGCCCCAGCTCGTCGACGAGCCCGTCGACGTTGGCCTGACGGAGGTGCAGGAGTCCCTCCTGGAGATCCTGCGCCGTGGCGGCGGATTCCTCTTCACCGACCTGGACGTGCCGGGGACGACGGAGGAGCGTCGGGAAGCTCTGTGGGGACTGGTGGAGGCGGGCCTGGTCTCCCCGGACGGCTTCCAGCCGATCCGGGCCCGGCTGGCGGGCGGCGCCACCGCGCACAAGACCAAGCGACGCCCGACCCGCTCGCGACTGCGGATGGGGCGCGCCGGGATCGCGCGGCAGACTGTTCCGCCGGACATGGTGGGGCGGTGGTCGTTGACGGTGGCTCCGGATACGGACGCCACCACGCGTTCGCTGGTGCGCGGGGAAACCTGGTTGGAACGTTACGGGGTGCTCACTCGCGGCAGTGTCGTGGCCGAGGACGTCGTCGGGGGCTTTGCCCTGGCCTACCGGGTGCTCTCCGGGTTCGAGGAATCAGGCAAGGCGATGCGTGGTTACGTCGTGGAGGCGTTGGGCGCCTCGCAGTTTTCCACGCCCGCGGTCATCGACCGGCTGCGCGGGCACGCAGATTCCCCGGATGTGCAGGGCTGGCCGTCGGGCGCCGCGGAGCCGGCGGTGCATGTGCTGGCCGCCGCCGATCCCGCCAATCCCTACGGTGCGGCGCTGCCGTGGCCCGCGCAGGGGCCGTCGCGCGCCGCCGGGGCGCTGGTGGTGCTTGTCGACGGCCTGCTCCTCGCCCACATCACCCGCGGCGGGCGGGTGCTCACCACGTTCTTCGACTCCCTACCGGCGGGTCTGGAAGTGGGCGAGGAGGGGCTGACCGCCATGGTCGTGGGGGCGTTGGCCGAGGTCGTGGCGTCAGGCAGGATGACGCCGCTGACCGTCGAAAAGCTCAACGGCGCCTCCGTGTTCGACTCCGGCGCCGTGCCGGTGCTGCGTTCCGCCGGGGCCGCGTTGACGCCGAAGGGCGTGCGCATCGGCGGACGCTCGGCCCCGCCGCGTATGCCCCGGCGCGGCCGCACCGTCACGGAGGCCTTGGGCGAGCTCAGTTTCGATGATCCGAAGTAAGGTGGCGCCACTATGCCCGAAGGTGATTCCGTCCTCCAGCTCTCCCGCCGCCTGCAGTTCATGACCGGCCGCGAAGTCCTGCACACCTCCTTGCGGGTGCCGTCGGTGGCGACGGCGCGTTTCGACGGCGCCGTCTGCGAGAGTGTCTGGCCCTACGGAAAACACCTGTTCATGCAGTTCGGCGACGCCGTGCTGCACACCCACCTCAAGATGGAGGGCACCTGGGCGATGCATCTGGCCGGCGACAGGTGGCGAAAACCGGGGCACACCGCACGTGTCGTCCTGCAACTGGAGGGCAGCCCCTATCCGCGCCCGATTGAAGTGGTGGGCCACTCCCTGGGGCTAGTGGAGGTCTTTCCCGTGGCCCAGTACGGGGAGAAGACGAGTTATCTGGGCCCGGACATTTTGTCGGACGAGTGGGAGTTGGAGGGCCGTGCGCAGGCCGTCGCCCGCATTCTGTCCCGCCCTGAACGCACGATCGGGCAGGCGCTGCTGGACCAGAAGAACGTGGCGGGGATCGGCAACGAATACCGCGCCGAGATCTGCTTTTTAGCGGGCATCCACCCCGCCCGCCCCGTGGCCGGGGTGGACGTGCCCGCCGTGGTGGACCTGGCGCGGCGGTTGATGTGGATGAACCGGGACGCCCCGCTGCGGGTGACGACCGGGGTGCGCCGCGCGGGGGAAAACGTCTATGTCTTCGGCCGGAACCGTCGGCCGTGCCGGCGCTGCGGTTCCCGCAT from Corynebacterium maris DSM 45190 includes these protein-coding regions:
- a CDS encoding DNA-formamidopyrimidine glycosylase family protein — protein: MPEGDSVLQLSRRLQFMTGREVLHTSLRVPSVATARFDGAVCESVWPYGKHLFMQFGDAVLHTHLKMEGTWAMHLAGDRWRKPGHTARVVLQLEGSPYPRPIEVVGHSLGLVEVFPVAQYGEKTSYLGPDILSDEWELEGRAQAVARILSRPERTIGQALLDQKNVAGIGNEYRAEICFLAGIHPARPVAGVDVPAVVDLARRLMWMNRDAPLRVTTGVRRAGENVYVFGRNRRPCRRCGSRIEQDFLGGGEDLERVIWWCPRCQPG